Part of the Oncorhynchus mykiss isolate Arlee chromosome 23, USDA_OmykA_1.1, whole genome shotgun sequence genome is shown below.
TTGCCCTTACGGACAAGGCCCCGGCCTCAGCTCTCGAGCCTCTACCAGACCTCGACGAGCGGGAGGGCTGAGAGGGGTCCGACAGAGAGGTGCTCCTGGAGGTGCTGTCTTCCTCGGACTGTTCTCCCTGTGTCTTTTTCTCGTCGTCTGATAGGCGGTTGGCCAGCTTTAGCGTCTCCCCGCTAATGCCCTTAAAGTACTCGATGGTGCGTTTACAAACCTCGCTGGCGTTCTCCCTACTCGTCTCACCTGACGAGCTAACCTGAGACCTGTCTTTGATGGGCAACCTGGAGGGAAACTGTATAGCTACTCTTTCCCTGCTAGACTGAGTTGTTACCTGCACTGATATTGGGGAGCTGGGTGTGCTGCTCTTTTTAATATCTTTGATTGGGATTCTAGACCTGGGCTCTACTTTGGCAATGACAGGCTCtgctcttctcctcacctcaGCCTTGACAACCTGTTTGGGTTTTTGCTTCCCTATTGCTGTGCCTTGTGTATGGAACGACCACCCTGGCGCTTTGACAGGCAGCCTCGACTTTTGCTGCTTCGCCTCAGCTTCCTTGATGGCTTCACTTTGTCTTTGTTCAGCCTGAACACTGTTTTCTTCTACTTCTAGAGAGTCTCTACAGAACAAAGCTTCAATCCTACTGGCTTTCTGAAGGGTGGGTTCAGAAGACGACTGCAAATTAAACACCACACTGCCACATTGTATATAGTTAGCCTGGACGCTAGAGGACTCaaggttattgttgttattgcagTTCTCTGCAGGGTAATCTCTTCTTTCTGACAGCTTTGGGTCTCTGTATCCGCTAAACTGACTCCCCAGTGACTGGTTTTCCAAGCTAATGTATTCTGGCATCTGACTTTCTGACATCTCTGCCTTATAATCTGTGTGATCCCCCGAGTCTTTTTTCACTGTAATGGCTATTCCCATCTTAATGGGGGTGCGTAATTTGGGGTCAACTTTAGAGGCCGTAATCGTGAATGAGGACGTGGTCTCGGCTACTGTGTCACCAGAAGGCGCATCGGTACAGCCAGTGTCAGTGCCAGTCTGTGCAGGGCTGCACTTTGCTGATGTGCTGCTTTCTGTGGCAGTCTCTAACTtcaccccctcacccctctcccctgtTTTTGACTGAGAGGTAACTACCCCTGGACTCTTGCCCCCTCTCCCCTTGTCCCCTGATTTCCCATCAGAGGAATGCTCACCAATCTGGAAAAATTGAAGTCTCTCTTCAACAAAGTCCCGCTTGCTCATGTCAATTGCACCACTGCGCGTCATCTCAAACATCTTCCCCTCATGGAAGGGGAAAGGGTTAGGCTCGCTAGTCGGTGTGCTTTCATCAGTCGGGGTTCTAGCAGGGGTAGTGTCTGGAGTGGTGGCTTGCGATTTGTCCTCCACAGACAAACCAAAAGGCTTGGGATCTTCTTCTCTCGCTTTGGCATCAAaaactccttctccttctccccctttgCTTGACCAGGGGTCAAAGTCTAAGCCTTTCGTGGCGACTGTTTTGAAGGTAGAGTTTAACTCCTCTTCGAGTTGACAACGGAAATAGTTATCTGCAAAGTCTTGTCTATCACCCTGTCTATCTGGATGTCTTCCCTCAAGAGTGTAGTCTTTTTCATCTCCGGTGTTTTGGTCTGAGTTTGCTTTCCCATTATCCCCTCCATCCTCACTTGGCGTTTTCTCCTCCTCTATGACTTCAAGCTTTGATTGACTAAAGGAACGATCACATGTCTTGCCGTCATTGGACAGGCTTGATGTTTTAGGGTCTTGTTCACTCAATCCATCATCCTCATCTTGAAGGTCATAGCCATCGAGAGAGTCTATTTCAGTGGCATCTGTGTCATGAGAGAACTCAGCAGTTGTGGCTATGGAGCAGTCTGTGATTGACTGGTCGTTGCCATTTTTCTCTAAGTCTACATCCTCTTCTTTTTCAACGCCATTCGTGCCTGACTCCTTGTTGTTTCCGTTCCTCTCAGGCTTTTGGGGTTTTAAAagcttctctccttcctccttctccttcatCTTGAAGGTGTACTTTTTGTTGGGAATGGGATGGAAGACAGACTCATCGTCGCTAGAGTCACTGTCGTCTGCTCCAGGTGGAACTGGAGAGGGAGGTTGAACCCTGATGATGGGCTCTGCAAGGAGGTGCCGATCATGCTCCTCTTGGAGGTTCACCTCCATCATCTCTGTCTCAGCCTCTGAGGAGGCACAAGATCCCCTCTTATCAGGGTCAGAATGCTCTGCCTCTAAAGGCGGAGGGGGGGGAAACTCAATGTAAGCGACTCTTTTCTCTTTGTGTCGTTTCAGTGTTTCCTGATTTCGGTTGGAGGGTTCTGATGAGGCAGGCTTGGTTTTCTTTGGCAGAGACTCCTTGTAGACGAAGGTCTTTCCTTCGTCTTCTTCAGACTCCTCTGCTATTGGAATGGGCATTCCGGGCATGTATCCAATTACGGAATCTGGCGTTCTGGAGGCAAGGCTCACCTCCTCAGAACTTGGTGTCTCAGGAGTAACAGGACTTTTGCCAGAGCTGTCCATGAGAGTAACTTGCTCTAGAGTGTCATCCTCTGGGCTGCCTTGAGGAGATGGGGTCTGTTTTTGTTTAATGGTGTAACGCGCTCCCCGTGTCTCATGCACTGTTCGGCTCTCGTGACTCACTATCTTTTTGTATGTTCCCAGCTGCTCAGCTGTTTCTTTTTCGTATTTCTTGCCCACTTGGATGCTAACATAAACTGGCAAAGGTTTGATGTCTTTGAAACCCTCAATAACAATGTTTTCCAAGTACCCTACTTGATCGCTATCTATACCATTACACACTACAGTTGACTGACTACTATCAAAAGAATCAGATGATGTTTCTACTGATGAGCAGTTTGTGGATTTTCTGGATTCAGAGCCGCTGTGTAACCTATTTCTAGCTAAAGTAGGTATTTGTAACCCTGGCCTTTCACACAGTTTAACAGAGGTATCAAATTTTAATGAAGTGGATTGATGATTTTCTGAGAAACTAGATGGCATTCTAACAGGAATTTGCGATTCCGAGTTTTTTTTTAGACCACCGGTACTATTTGGGTTTTCTCGGACCACAAGCTCTGTGTAAATTATTTTCTTGGTTGTCTCATCTTTTTTGGCTATTCCATCTCTAAAACCCTGCTGTTCTCTTTGTGAATTGTGGTCTTTGTGAATTGACACTTGGGGTTGATAGTTTCCATTTCCATGACATTCCCAAGTTTTGAAGGACTTTTTTTCTTCCTGTTCATTTCCGTTTGTGCCGTGTTTAGGAGATGAGTAAATATACCTATTAGCACTGGGGCTTGGTCCACTAGATCCTCTTACCTCACTTTCTAGAACCTTCCTTGTACATCCTGGACTGTCTGGTGATTTGGGGATATTTGAGCCTGCAAAAACTTGATACACAGGCAGCTTACTTTCCAGGAGTTTTCTTACTGGGGGATTTGACGTGTGTCCCCATTGTGGACCCGTATCTTGCTTTTGAGCCTCTTGTTCAAAATGTAGCCTAACAGCGCTGACTTTGGAGGATGACATTTGAAAAGGTTTAGAGGCATCACCCACATTTCCCTGTGAGATGCCATCCCCTGGTTTTCTATTGTCATCCTTATATTGTAGCAGCACTCTCCTCTCTGGGCTGCTTGGTAAACTAGCACATTTTCTATCATTGGAGCCAAACCTGTCTCTGAAACGGTCTCTACATTCTTCACCACTGCCCCCATTCCTGTATGCTGATCTTTCAGGACTGCTGTGCGTAGAGCTAGGCCCTGATCGTGTTTCCCTAAAGTCGGACCTACGGGACTTCTTCTCAGGGGAAGAAAGCTCATCGTTCAGTTTCTCTGTCTTATCACGAAAAAACTGAGAGACTTCGCTAAGCTTTTCCTCTGCTTCCTTAACAGTTCTGTCTACTCTGTCTTCATATATCAGCTTTTCTCTATTCTTGCTCTGTCTGTCATCAGTGACACGCATCCAAACAGAGTGCTTTGGGCTGCCAGGTTCTGAGGAATACTGCAACAGTGTTAGTTTGTCAAAGTTATCGTCTACATTGGCAATTTGACCTGATTTGTCTGTGTTTGATGACTTCAAAATATATTCTTGCCTTGATCCACTAGACCTTCCCTGACTATAACAACTCCTATCTGGGGATTGAAAACGAGACCTGTCCCTTAAATACTCCTCAGTGTCAGAGTGAGACGAGTCTGGTTTCTCAGAGAGAAGCATTTTGTCGGCAAAGTTGTAAGACTCTCCTCTTAGTTCTGATGATTCATCATCATTATATTCCACAGAGTGCTGGCTGAGTAGCTTTAGGGTTTTGTACGAGTCGTCTGCCATGAGCTGTTCAGAGCTTGGATGACTATCATCTTCCTGTGTCATGGGCGTGTTTACTCTGGAAGACTCTAGGTAACAGGGGAGCGATTCTTCaggctcctcctctccctgtcgtGACATTCCACTGTTCCCTTGGTAGAAGTACATCTCCTTCTCTGGGCGATTTTTTGTCTCCCGGATGATGACCTCAGTTGGTTCAGTTTTGTTGCCCTTTTCAATGTGAACTTCAATTATTCTTTCAACTTTGGGTTTTGAGCTGATATCTTCAAGAACTCTCTGTGATGTGTCATCGTTGCCGGCCTTGTGCTCAAACAGTCCAGCAAGTTCTCTGGAGGGATCCCTGCCGGACTGGAAAGCTTTCATGATATCATGCACTGACATTGATTCTTCAATCCTCTCTGATGTATTCTCTTtactctggggtttgtggtacacCATTCGGGTGGTAGTTGTGATGTGGGTCTCTTCCTTAACTCGCATGCCCTTGCCCATCGAGTCATCGTCCGGGCTGATTTTCATCTGAAATGATTTTGTTTGGTCCACATTGGATGCATTCAGCCCTTTGGGCTCAGCATCAATGTATCTAACCTCCCTTGTATCCTCCGTCATTGGTTGCTTGTTATCTTCAGGAGACTCATAGCTCCTAATAACATGAACAACCTCAGTCCTTGTCTCCGTGATTACTGGTGGAATATCCTGGAAAAGCGTCTTGGGTCCCATGCCTTCTGCACTCTGTGGGGCAGATGGCGTCCTTTCACTCCTTGTCTCAAAGCCACTGTCTGAGAGGGGACTCTTGTCCTGGTCATGTGCGATGTCATCTGGAGATTCTAACATGGCATCAGGCCCAAATAGCACATCTGCTAGTTTACAGAGCTCCTTTTCTGAGGCAGAGGACCGCATGTTTGCGGGTGGCATTTTCAGCTTGTGCTCAGGTTTAAGCATACgtttctgtttctcctctccttctcgtCTAACCTCATCAGATCTATGCTTTACATCTGCAATTTTTGAGATAGAGCTACTGCCAATGTCATTTGTCAAGTAGTCTACTACCTTCGATAGATTGAAATCTCTGTCTGGTATAGTCTTAGTTTTGATTTGAGGGACCACTGTCTCATATCTTGGTGGATAACTCCAGTTGCTTTGCTGGGGATCCACTGGCACTTGTTTAGAGAACTGTACCTCGTCTGTTGTATTTGTTTTAAAAGCTGTCTTGTTAATCTTTGCCGTATCCTTGGTTAGGATCTCACTAACTTTGACCAGGTCCTGTTTCACTTTCTCTACAATTCTGTAAGGCTCCTCGTCCTCCATTCTAGCCTCTTTGGGGAAGTCAGACTGGAAACCTTTGGAGGCTGAACTTGGTTCTGTTTGCAAGATGTTAGACATCCGTATCAAGTCCTCTTTCATTTCTGCCACGTCCTTCAGTATCTCTTGGCTGGAGGACAGCGGGGATGAGGTGGTGGATTTTAGGGCAGCCGGGGACATGAATAAGGGGGATTTGACAGGTGACAGAGTTCTGGCAAAGGAAGACTGGGCTTGAGAGTTTGTCTCAGCAGGCATAGTTTTTCGAGGGGACAAGAGGGCAGCAGCTGACTTTGACACCTCAGGGAGCTTTTTAAATTGGGGTTCTGGCAAAACATTTATAATTGAATACACTGGGACAGTCATTGGGCTTGGTGGGTTTAGTGGGGACCGTAAAGAGGCATATAGGGAACTAGAGGCTGAGGATCTTATGGACTGGTAAGAGGATGACGCTGAGGAGGACATGGACTTGAGAGTGCCATATCCAGAGGCAGAGCAGGAATTGAACGTTTTTTCAACCTCGTCAAAGGCTGCATTTACGCTTGTTGTTGCTGCATTGGTGGTTGCCTGTATCCTCCCCTGTAAGCTGCTGGAGAGTAGGGATGTGGGGGAGGAGGAGCGGTACTTTGTAGGGGATACTGTTCCATTGATCAGAGCTGCAGCACTAGGAGGAGTGTTGGATTTAATTGGTgatgagagggaggaaaagagactCCTTGAGGGGCTTGAGGGGTCTGCACTGGACCGGACAGAGGAGAGGCCAGGAACAGTTTTTATAGGAGAGGACGATGTTGTTGTGCCAGTGCCCACAATGACACCCTTGAATGGAAGAGTTGAACTGTACATGTTCAGTGAGGATTTAGGGGAAGCAGGTGGCGTCATAGTGATTGATGACCTTTCTAGCAGACACCCTCCACCAGTGGTGATAGGAGAGGTTCTAGTAGACAATGCTGCCAGTCCCTTGATGGAAACATGGTCTGGAATGCTTCTGACTGGCGATGACTGGAGACTGGGGGTAACCTGAACTGGGTACTGGGCCTGCTGAACTACAGTCTTTATTGGGGATGAAATGGTCCTGTACGACCTGATGGGGGAAGCTATGTCGCTGACTGACTTGATGGAATGGGCCGGTGAGCCGCCTATGTTGGACTTGATGGGGGACGCTGAGGTGATGGACCACACAGACTTCAGTGGAGAGGCAGTGGGCGTGTTGGACGATGAACTGGAGTGGGAACCGAATCCAGACTTGGCTTGGCCAGGGACGGAGACAGGAACAGCCGACCACGCCTGATAAGATCTCGTTGAAAAGACAGGTTTGTGAGTGTAGCCAGTAGGCTGTGTTCTCGGCGAGCTCCGATCAGTTGTTTCTTGAATAACCAAACCAAAGATTTAACATAAATTCAACGGaaaataattgaaataataaaaacagagaaaccagagagagaaagTTGGAGTCAGTAAGGCCAATATTAATCAAAGCAGTAAGAATAATATAATTTATAAAACGTCAATTACTATCTAAACAAAGATATGGTGAAAAGTGATTGTTTAAGGTCAATGATCTGTCACAAAATAGAACAGATGCAAGATAACACACAATGAAGCATACGTGGCAACAAAATGcttgacataacagtgaagaagaAACCATttcaaacataccaagacaacaacacaaccattCTATTAACCATTGATGTGCTTTGTCTGTTTGCCGTTTTGCTGCAGTGCCTTTTATATGTTTGGTGCACACCATGGTCATATGTTTCCAATGCCAAAAATGACCCCACAATCCTTTTAGTATATTATTAGTGCAATAATTGTCTCAAGGGTTCACTTATTGATTGGTTCACAAGAAATGAATGCCCTGAACAATCACTAAGCCAATAAAAGTGAGGTGTTCTTCAAAAGAATGAAAACGCTACAAGATAATAATTATATTTGACATTTGGATGTTGCAATGCCAGTAGTTTTCACAAAAATGTTATGATACAAAAacaaggaaaatatatttcacaaaaTGGAGAGGGTCTGCAaagtatactaaacaaaaatataaatgcaacatgaaacaatttcaaagattttactgagttacagtttacataagaaaatcagtcaattgaaataaataaattaggccctaatctatggattttacatgacggGGCAGGGTTTCGTTCATGGGTGGGCCTTGGCGGGCATAGGCCCACATACTTGGCAGCCAGACCCACCCACTAGGGAGCCAAGCCCAGCAAATCAGAATTCATTTTtcaccacaaaagggctttattacagacaaaaatactccTCAGTACAACCCCCCACCGCCCCTCAGACGATCACACTATTtgagaagccagatgtggaggtcctgggctggcgtggttacacgtggtctgcggttgtgaggccggacggacacactgccaaattctctaaaacgacgttggaggcagcttatagtaaagaaatgaacattaaattctctggcaacagctctggtggacattcctgcagtcagcatgccaattacacgctccctcaaaacttgagacatctgtagcattgtgttgtgtgacaaaactgcacattttaaagtggccttttattgttcccagcacaaggtgcacctatgtaatgatcgtgccgtttaatcagcttcttgatatgccacacctgtcaggtggatggattatcttggcaaaggagaaatgctcactaacagggacgtaaacaaacttgtgcacaacatttgagagaaataagcttttgtgcgtatggaacatttcagggattttttttaaatatttcagctcatgaaacatgagaccaacactttacatgttgcatttatatattttttcagtgcATAAGACACCAAGCAAGGGTTGTCCGGGATGGATATGAATCATGACGTGTATGATGACAGTATGGAAAGTGCTCATAATTCTACACTATTGATATATGAATATATCATAAAGGTAATATCGTACACTGCATATGAAGTTGAATAACGTTATTGATATTTTGTATGAACTGAGGATTTATGAAAGTGAAGATGTTAAACTCACTCGCTGCAGGGTCGGTCAGATAGCTGTAGCGCTTACGCAAAGCTAAGGAGGCAAAGGTATGACGTCGGTCTGGTTTTTCagtctgcaacaacaaaaacaacaaaatatctTTTAACATAAAATAAAGATTGGATTTAAATGCCAAAAATGTATATTCCCTTTTTTGACATTACGGACAGAATTTCTCCCATTTTGTGATTTTGAAATCAAATCGAAATGATGCATTTTGCAGTGTGGGAGTCCATGTTGTTGAGGTAGTAGGCACTGCAAGCGATTGACTAAGAGATCCATGCTTTCCTCCGATTGGACAGATTGAGAGTGACCTTGGTGGCGCGATTTCAAGTGCATTAATCAATCTCATTTTGAAGAAACAC
Proteins encoded:
- the LOC110502535 gene encoding ankyrin-3 isoform X5, with the translated sequence MAHAASALKKNRDVDVNAIEDEKEKKRRIKKLASREQKRKSDSNASYLRAARAGNLEKALDYLKSGVEINICNQNGLNALHLASKEGHVEVVAELLKLEANVDAATKKGNTALHIASLAGQTEVVKELVTNGANVNAQSQNGFTPLYMAAQENHLEVVRFLLGHNSSQSMATEDGFTPLAVALQQGHDQVVSLLLENDTKGKVRLPALHIAARKDDTKAAALLLQNDHNADVESKMMVNRTTESGFTPLHIAAHYGNINVATLLLNRGAAVDFMARNDITPLHVASKRGNSNMVKLLLDRGSKIDGKTKDGLTPLHCGARSGHEQVVEILLDRGAPILSKTKNGLSPLHMATQGDHINCVQLLLQNDVPVDDVTNDYLTALHVAAHCGHYKVAKLIVDKKANPNAKALNGFTPLHIACKKNRVKVMELLLKHGASIQAVTESGLTPIHVAAFMGHDNIVNSLTHHGASPNTTNVRGETALHMAARAGQADVVRYLLQNGANVETKAKDDQTALHISSRLGKADIVQQLLQRGASANAATTSGYTPLHLAAREGHEDVAAMLLDQGASLSASTKKGFSPLHVAAKYGKMEVASLLLQKRAAPDAAGKSGLTPLHVAAHYDNQRVALLLLDQGASPHASAKNGYTPLHIAAKKNQMDIGTTLLEYGADTNAVTRQGISPVHLAAQEGSVDLVSLLLSKNANVNMGNKSGLTPLHLAAQEDKVNVAEVLLNQGADIDPETKMGYTPLHVACHYGNIKMANFLIQNQARVDGKTKNGYTPLHQAAQQGHTHIINLLLQHGASANQLTVNGNTALSIARRLGYISVVDTLMPLTDENLTSVTTTEKHKMNVPETMNEFLDMSEDEVKANVPEILNEDCISDVDEGEDAMTGDTDKYLRPQDLKELGDDSLPQEGYMGFSIGVRSASSDRSNTLNRSSYARDSMTIEEILAPTKDTLQSVCKDLSYLVDPLNKHLAVTRDYDAECLRRYSWTPDTMDHSNTVSSPIHSGFLVSFMVDARGGSMRGSRSNGMRIIIPPRKCTAPTRITCRLAKRHKLAYPPPMVEGEGLVSRLVEVGPAGAQFLGPVIVEIPHFGSMRGKERELIVLRSDNGDTWKEHQYDCHPSDITDILNGMDEELDSNAELEKKRICRIITRDFPQYFAVVSRIKQESNHMGPEGGTLTSQTVPMVQASFPQGALTKKIRVGLQAQPVPDDMVRNLLGNRATFSPIVTVEPRRRKFHKPITMTIPVPPRSAEGHPSGHRGDSTPCLRLLCSITGGTSPAQWEDITGTTPLSFVTDCVSFTTNVSARFWLTDCHQTPETVSLASQLYRELICVPYLAKFVVFAKMNDPVESRLRCFCMTDDKVDKTLEQQENFEEVARSKDIEVLEGKPIHVDCYGNLSPLTKSGQQLIFNFFSFKENRLPFNVKVRDMGQEPCGRLSFLREPKTTKGLPQTAVCNLNITLPTHKKDMMESDPDDETEKPDRRHTFASLALRKRYSYLTDPAAKTTDRSSPRTQPTGYTHKPVFSTRSYQAWSAVPVSVPGQAKSGFGSHSSSSSNTPTASPLKSVWSITSASPIKSNIGGSPAHSIKSVSDIASPIRSYRTISSPIKTVVQQAQYPVQVTPSLQSSPVRSIPDHVSIKGLAALSTRTSPITTGGGCLLERSSITMTPPASPKSSLNMYSSTLPFKGVIVGTGTTTSSSPIKTVPGLSSVRSSADPSSPSRSLFSSLSSPIKSNTPPSAAALINGTVSPTKYRSSSPTSLLSSSLQGRIQATTNAATTSVNAAFDEVEKTFNSCSASGYGTLKSMSSSASSSYQSIRSSASSSLYASLRSPLNPPSPMTVPVYSIINVLPEPQFKKLPEVSKSAAALLSPRKTMPAETNSQAQSSFARTLSPVKSPLFMSPAALKSTTSSPLSSSQEILKDVAEMKEDLIRMSNILQTEPSSASKGFQSDFPKEARMEDEEPYRIVEKVKQDLVKVSEILTKDTAKINKTAFKTNTTDEVQFSKQVPVDPQQSNWSYPPRYETVVPQIKTKTIPDRDFNLSKVVDYLTNDIGSSSISKIADVKHRSDEVRREGEEKQKRMLKPEHKLKMPPANMRSSASEKELCKLADVLFGPDAMLESPDDIAHDQDKSPLSDSGFETRSERTPSAPQSAEGMGPKTLFQDIPPVITETRTEVVHVIRSYESPEDNKQPMTEDTREVRYIDAEPKGLNASNVDQTKSFQMKISPDDDSMGKGMRVKEETHITTTTRMVYHKPQSKENTSERIEESMSVHDIMKAFQSGRDPSRELAGLFEHKAGNDDTSQRVLEDISSKPKVERIIEVHIEKGNKTEPTEVIIRETKNRPEKEMYFYQGNSGMSRQGEEEPEESLPCYLESSRVNTPMTQEDDSHPSSEQLMADDSYKTLKLLSQHSVEYNDDESSELRGESYNFADKMLLSEKPDSSHSDTEEYLRDRSRFQSPDRSCYSQGRSSGSRQEYILKSSNTDKSGQIANVDDNFDKLTLLQYSSEPGSPKHSVWMRVTDDRQSKNREKLIYEDRVDRTVKEAEEKLSEVSQFFRDKTEKLNDELSSPEKKSRRSDFRETRSGPSSTHSSPERSAYRNGGSGEECRDRFRDRFGSNDRKCASLPSSPERRVLLQYKDDNRKPGDGISQGNVGDASKPFQMSSSKVSAVRLHFEQEAQKQDTGPQWGHTSNPPVRKLLESKLPVYQVFAGSNIPKSPDSPGCTRKVLESEVRGSSGPSPSANRYIYSSPKHGTNGNEQEEKKSFKTWECHGNGNYQPQVSIHKDHNSQREQQGFRDGIAKKDETTKKIIYTELVVRENPNSTGGLKKNSESQIPVRMPSSFSENHQSTSLKFDTSVKLCERPGLQIPTLARNRLHSGSESRKSTNCSSVETSSDSFDSSQSTVVCNGIDSDQVGYLENIVIEGFKDIKPLPVYVSIQVGKKYEKETAEQLGTYKKIVSHESRTVHETRGARYTIKQKQTPSPQGSPEDDTLEQVTLMDSSGKSPVTPETPSSEEVSLASRTPDSVIGYMPGMPIPIAEESEEDEGKTFVYKESLPKKTKPASSEPSNRNQETLKRHKEKRVAYIEFPPPPPLEAEHSDPDKRGSCASSEAETEMMEVNLQEEHDRHLLAEPIIRVQPPSPVPPGADDSDSSDDESVFHPIPNKKYTFKMKEKEEGEKLLKPQKPERNGNNKESGTNGVEKEEDVDLEKNGNDQSITDCSIATTAEFSHDTDATEIDSLDGYDLQDEDDGLSEQDPKTSSLSNDGKTCDRSFSQSKLEVIEEEKTPSEDGGDNGKANSDQNTGDEKDYTLEGRHPDRQGDRQDFADNYFRCQLEEELNSTFKTVATKGLDFDPWSSKGGEGEGVFDAKAREEDPKPFGLSVEDKSQATTPDTTPARTPTDESTPTSEPNPFPFHEGKMFEMTRSGAIDMSKRDFVEERLQFFQIGEHSSDGKSGDKGRGGKSPGVVTSQSKTGERGEGVKLETATESSTSAKCSPAQTGTDTGCTDAPSGDTVAETTSSFTITASKVDPKLRTPIKMGIAITVKKDSGDHTDYKAEMSESQMPEYISLENQSLGSQFSGYRDPKLSERRDYPAENCNNNNNLESSSVQANYIQCGSVVFNLQSSSEPTLQKASRIEALFCRDSLEVEENSVQAEQRQSEAIKEAEAKQQKSRLPVKAPGWSFHTQGTAIGKQKPKQVVKAEVRRRAEPVIAKVEPRSRIPIKDIKKSSTPSSPISVQVTTQSSRERVAIQFPSRLPIKDRSQVSSSGETSRENASEVCKRTIEYFKGISGETLKLANRLSDDEKKTQGEQSEEDSTSRSTSLSDPSQPSRSSRSGRGSRAEAGALSVRAKVDRASGSERSRRSRRTGGKEGSQVAGPRAPPVAEIKPSPQSPCERTDLRMAIVADHLGLSWTELAREMNFSVDEINHIRVENPNSLTAQSFMLLKKWVSRDGKNATTDALTGVLTKVNRMDIVTLLEGPIFDYGNISGTRSFADDNAVYLDQADDYHCILAQLQSPAQLHSDPSFTELYSEPPTLTIDPEPSPVQLKPDPPIFILTQSESWADHMEPDSSTRSPSRPYELSLYIPTLDFDPTATTNTGMAEGDQVLIVEEEKKEVDISLQQMSFASPEQCEVEKEVKKQVSFFSSSLSSPSSPWQAQQDSRQAGAEEVVKGDGEEVVEAGEMVENGDKVVEEGDNKMVLEGGKERENGAEVAEEGAKVVKEGDNKMVLEGGKEPENGAEALGEQGVSGSTEEKDGDENEMTEDKLKSLLEDIHLEEGSEEEEGEEMTEAKVQEILSQVKQAEKDMCSLPGWHSETFSVNVEPPTPGRSVSSDLLDRQENSQENSSDSATSSSRGEPGRSRHNGDHTELPPHDGSLPLSQDSANRRAGHGKEEGVLVSEKKVQQRFSESGTDEEQTVTTRVFRRRVILKGEQAKNIPGESVTEEQFTDEDGNIITRKVIRKVIRRVSMPDDQGGDRGRWDRGDLWPCPFSLEEELEQGDGAKSRRKEERLGEKKLHS